The genomic DNA AAGGACGAGAGACGGCACGAGGGCGCATGAACCGATATTTCCATTCCGTGACGCTGGAGACGGAGAAGTGCAAGGGATGCACCAACTGCATCAAACGGTGTCCCGTCGAGGCCATCCGCGTTCGGGACGGTAAGGCGATGATCGTTGAGGAACGCTGCATCGACTGCGGCGAATGCATTAGGGAGTGTCCGAACCACGCGAAGGTGGCGGTGACGGACACCCTCGCGAAGCTCTCGGAGTACAAATACAGGATCGCCCTGCCGGCGCCGTCGTTCTTCGGCCAGTTCAAGGAGCAGGTCAACATCGAGGATGTGCTCGGGGCCTTCAGGGGGATCGGTTTCGACGAGGTCTTCGAGGTCGCCCTTGCAGCGGAGATCGTCGGCTACATCGTTCACGAGTTCCTGAAGGATTACAAGGGCAAGCGCCCCATCTTCTCCTCCGCCTGTCCGGCGGTGGTGCGCCTCATGCAGATCAAGTACCCGGACCTCCTCGAACAGGTGGCGCCCTTCCTCACGCCCATGGAGGTGGCGGCGCGCATCGCCAAGGAGCAGGCGTCACGGAGAACGGGTATCCCTTACGAGGAGATAGGGGCGTTCTTCATATCTCCCTGCCCGGCGAAGGTCACGGAAATGAGAAATCCCATGACGACGAAACACTCCGCTGTGAACGGCGTCATCGGGGTCAACCTTATATACAAGGATATCATCAGGCACCTTGGCGACAGGTTCGCAAACGGCGGACCTGAAAAGCTGCAGCGCGCCACCAAGTTCGGCATGGCCTGGGGATACGTCACGGGAGAGTCGCGGAATGTCGCCGCGGCCACTACCCTGGCCGTCGGCGGCATCCACAACGTCATCAGCCTCCTGGAAGAGATCGAGAGGGGAGAGCTCAAGGACGTCGATTTTGTCGAGCTGCAGGCCTGCACCGGCGGCTGCGTGGGAGGGCCTCTCAACATCCAGAACCTCTTCGTGGGGCGTATCCGGCTTCGGGACCTCATAAAGCGGTTTGGGACGAAAGAAACCTATTTCACGGAGGCCGAGCTCCAGGATATGTATCTGCAGAACCGGTTTGCCGCCACTGAGCCCGTGGAACCGAGGGCGATAATGACCCTCGACGAGGACGTTTCCCGGGCGATCATGAAGATGGAGCGCCTCGACCAGATAACGAACGAACTGCCCGGTCTTGACTGCGGAGCATGCGGCTCGCCAAGCTGCCGGGCCCTTGCCGAGGACATCATCCGCGGCGTAGCCTTCGAGACGGATTGTGTTATCAAGCTCCGTGAAAAGGTGAAGATACTGGCAAAGGAGATCCTCGATCTTTCCCGCATCGTCCCGACGTCGATGAGCGGCAATGCGAAGGAGGGCGACCCCGGGCAGGGATACTGACGGTTATCGGGTTGGTCAGAGGAATATCGGCCTGGTATTATATATGTTTAGAGACGCAATGACACGTTTACAGGGAGGGGATGATGACTGTTCGTGAACTTGCCGAGGCGCTCGGGCTTGAGGTGCTGACGGGACAGACGAACCTCATGAGGCCGGTGAGGTCGGGGTACACCTCCGACCTGCTCTCCGACGTCATCGCGAACATTGGCGACGACGCGGTGTGGATCACCATTCAGCGGCACGTGAACATTCTGGGGGTGGCAAAACTCAAGGACGTGTCCGCCATCATCATCCCGCGGAAGCTGGGATTGGAAGAGTCGTTCCTGGAAAAGGCAAGACAGGAGGGCATAGCCATTCTCCGGGGGGCTCCTTCGGCGTTCGAGCTTTCTGCTCTCGTGTATGAACACTTGAAGAGGGGTTAGAGAGGGCTTGGCGGAATTTGCCTGTGACCTTCATATACACTCGACATTGTCGCCCTGCGGCAGCCTTGACATGTCGCCCCGGGTCATTGTCGAGAAGGCGCGGGAGGCGGGGCTCGATATTATAGCAGTTACGGACCATAACATGGCGGAGAACACACCTTACGTCAAGGAAGCGGGAGACCGCAGCGGACTCGTGGTCCTGGCAGGCATGGAACTGCAGACCAGGGAGGAGATACACGTCATCGCCATCTTCGACGACTATGACACGGCACACGCTCTCCAACGCATGGTCTATGATCTTTTGCCGCCGGTGGCCAACGATGTCGAGTTCTGGGGTGACCAGGTGGTCGTGGACGGGGAGGATAACATAATCCGCAGCGAGGAGAGGCTTC from Syntrophorhabdus sp. includes the following:
- a CDS encoding 4Fe-4S binding protein yields the protein MNRYFHSVTLETEKCKGCTNCIKRCPVEAIRVRDGKAMIVEERCIDCGECIRECPNHAKVAVTDTLAKLSEYKYRIALPAPSFFGQFKEQVNIEDVLGAFRGIGFDEVFEVALAAEIVGYIVHEFLKDYKGKRPIFSSACPAVVRLMQIKYPDLLEQVAPFLTPMEVAARIAKEQASRRTGIPYEEIGAFFISPCPAKVTEMRNPMTTKHSAVNGVIGVNLIYKDIIRHLGDRFANGGPEKLQRATKFGMAWGYVTGESRNVAAATTLAVGGIHNVISLLEEIERGELKDVDFVELQACTGGCVGGPLNIQNLFVGRIRLRDLIKRFGTKETYFTEAELQDMYLQNRFAATEPVEPRAIMTLDEDVSRAIMKMERLDQITNELPGLDCGACGSPSCRALAEDIIRGVAFETDCVIKLREKVKILAKEILDLSRIVPTSMSGNAKEGDPGQGY
- a CDS encoding PHP domain-containing protein — translated: MAEFACDLHIHSTLSPCGSLDMSPRVIVEKAREAGLDIIAVTDHNMAENTPYVKEAGDRSGLVVLAGMELQTREEIHVIAIFDDYDTAHALQRMVYDLLPPVANDVEFWGDQVVVDGEDNIIRSEERLLISSAGISIEDAVSWVKSHGGLAIASHIDSPTFSIISQLGFIPADIPFDALEIRDLEKAGSFIPFIMKKDIPFVTFSDAHYPGDIGRRRTNLTLDVPDCANIEGALRSMGERMLPGRARQL